The genomic stretch AAGAATATTATTTTTCAGAACCTGACGTTTAAACACACCAGCACCATTAAAGGTAATGATGATATTCAGATTTACCTCACGCACGGCAATAAATACTGGCTGGATCATCTCACTTTTCCCGGCCACGATTATACGCTGACCGACGGCGGGCTGGATAAACTGATTTATATCGGAGAAAAAGCCGATTACATCACCATCAGCAATTGCCTGTTCAAAAACCATGAGTACGGATTGATCTTCGGTTATCCGCAGGACGGCAGCAGCAATGGTTCCACCTACGACGGTTACCCGCACCTGACTATTTGCCACTGTTATTTCAGCAATATCTACGTGCGTGCGCCGGGGCTGATGCGTTATGGCTATTACCACGCCTATAACAACTTCATCGACAAATACCAACTGGGGTTCACGCTGGCGCAGAATGCCAAAATTGTGTCCGAATATAACTATTTCGGCACCACCACCAGCAGTAACAAAGGGATGCTGGACGACAAAGGGAGCGGGACATTTACTGATACCGGCAGCACGCCGTCCATTACCAACCAGACCTCTTCGGCCAGCAAGTGGACGCCGTCTTCCAATTACAGCTACAAGCTGAAGACGGTTTCTGAAGCCAAAACCTTTACCCAGAAATACGCCGGGGTACAAAGCAGCAGCCTGACTTTCGGCGGATAAGCGATACTAACGGGCTGGCGACAGCCCGTTTTACTCATTACCTGATAGCTCCATGCCGGGTAGCTCAACACCTGATTGCTCAACCCTTGAACACGCCAGGTCTTAACGCTAAGGTAAGCGCCTCTCGGTCACCCAGGTTCAACCATGATTACCCTCGCTCTTATCGACGATCACCTTATTGTCCGTTCCGGTTTTGCCCAACTGCTGGGGCTTGAGCCCGATATGCAGGTGGTGGGGGAATTCGGCTCCGGGCGCGAGGCGCTCGCCGGGTTGCCGGGGCGAGGCGTGCAGGTTTGCATCTGCGATATTTCGATGCCGGATCTCTCCGGGCTTGAACTGCTCGGTCAACTGCCGAAAGGCATGGCGGTGATTATGCTATCGGTACACGACAGCCCGGCGCTGATAGAACAGGCGCTGAACGCCGGGGCGCGCGGTTTTCTCTCTAAACGCTGTAGCCCGGATGAGCTGATCGCGGCGGTGCGCACCGTCGCGGGCGGCGGCTGTTACCTGACGCCGGATATCGCGCTGAAACTGGCGTCGGGCCGGCGAGATCCGCTGACGCGTCGTGAGCGTCAGGTAGCGGAAAAGCTGGCGCAGGGGATGGCGGTGAAAGCCATTGCCGCCGAACTGGGGTTGTCGCCGAAAACGGTACACGTTCACCGGGCCAACCTGATGGAAAAACTGGGCGTCAGCAACGATGTGGAGTTGGCCCGCCGTATGTTTGATGGTTGGTGATGCGCCCGATTGCTACCTGGCTTATCGCCGCCTTCGCCAGCTGTTTTATCTTCTCCGCCGCGTGGTTTTGCCTGTGGAGCATCAGCCTGCATCTGGTGACGCGCCCGGATCTGGCCGCGCTGCTGTTTCCTTTCGGCCTGCGGCTGGGGCTGATGCTGCAATCGCCGCGCCGTTTCTGGCCGGTGCTGCTGGGCAGCGAGTGGTTGCTTCTGGTCTGGCTGGCGAAGGAAGTGGCGCTGGCGCATTTGCCGCTGCTGTTGACGGGCAGCGTACTGGCGCTGCTGCCGGTGATGCTGGCATCGCGGCGGGCGCGTCAGGATGACTGGCACACGCTGCTGTGGCAGGGCGGCGCGCTGATTGCGGCGGCGCTGCTGCAATCCCTGCCGTGGCTCGGCCGCGGCGAGGACGCGCTCACGGTGTTGCTGCTGACCCTGACCGGCGGACTGACGCTTTCGCCCACCTGTTTGCTTATCTGGCACTATCTGTCCAGTTCTACCTGGCTGCCGCTCGGGCCGTCGCTGGTTTCCCAGCCGGTGAACTGGCGCGGGCGCCATCTGCTCTGGTATTTGCTGCTGTTTGTCGTGAGCCTGTGGCTGCAACTGGGGTTGCCGGCGGAGCTGTCGCGCTTTACCCCGTTCTGTCTGGCGCTGCCGATCATTGCGCTCGCCTGGCACTATGGCTGGCAAGGCGCGCTGATCGCCACGCTGATGAACGCCATTGCGCTGATCGCCAGCCAGACCTGGCATGAACATCCGGTGGATTTGCTGCTGTCGCTGCTGGCTCAGAGTCTGACCGGGCTGCTGCTCGGCGCCGGCATCCAGCGCCTGCGCGAGCTGAACCTGTCGCTGCAAAATCAGCTGGCGCGTAATCGCCGTCTGGCGGAACGATTGCTGGCGACGGAAGAATACGTGCGGCGCGACGTCGCGCGGGAGCTGCACGACGACATCGGCCAGACCATCACCGCGATTCGTACGCAGGCGGGCATTTTGCAACGGCTGGCGCCGGAGAACCGCAACGTGCGGCAGAGCGGCGCGCTCATCGAGCAGTTATCGCTCGGGGTGTATGATTCGGTGCGCCGGCTGATGGGTCGCCTGCGTCCGCGCCAGTTGGACGATCTCACTCTGGAGCAGGCGGTGCGTTCTTTGATGCGCGAGATGGAGCTGGAAGCGAATGGCATCGTCAGCCATCTCGCTTGGCACATTGACGAAGCGTCGCTCGGCGAAGGGCTGCGGGTAACGCTGTTTCGCGTGTGTCAGGAAGGGCTGAATAATATTGTGAAACACGCCAACGCCAGCGCGGTGACGTTGCAGGTCTGGCAGCAGGGCGAGCGACTGACGTTGGTGATCGAGGACGACGGCGGCGGGCTGCCGCCGGGTTCCGGCGCGGAAGGCTTTGGCCTGCTCGGGATGCGCGAGCGCG from Dickeya fangzhongdai encodes the following:
- the uhpB gene encoding signal transduction histidine-protein kinase/phosphatase UhpB; the encoded protein is MRPIATWLIAAFASCFIFSAAWFCLWSISLHLVTRPDLAALLFPFGLRLGLMLQSPRRFWPVLLGSEWLLLVWLAKEVALAHLPLLLTGSVLALLPVMLASRRARQDDWHTLLWQGGALIAAALLQSLPWLGRGEDALTVLLLTLTGGLTLSPTCLLIWHYLSSSTWLPLGPSLVSQPVNWRGRHLLWYLLLFVVSLWLQLGLPAELSRFTPFCLALPIIALAWHYGWQGALIATLMNAIALIASQTWHEHPVDLLLSLLAQSLTGLLLGAGIQRLRELNLSLQNQLARNRRLAERLLATEEYVRRDVARELHDDIGQTITAIRTQAGILQRLAPENRNVRQSGALIEQLSLGVYDSVRRLMGRLRPRQLDDLTLEQAVRSLMREMELEANGIVSHLAWHIDEASLGEGLRVTLFRVCQEGLNNIVKHANASAVTLQVWQQGERLTLVIEDDGGGLPPGSGAEGFGLLGMRERVTALGGTLQLSCTHGTRLTVILPLPASEES
- a CDS encoding pectate lyase is translated as MAYPTTGTSGMVGFAKSGSTTGGTGGSVVSITSLSDLKTHVAGTDAKILVINANISASSLTKVTLGANKSIIGSYSSNTLTNIHFRSASSSKNIIFQNLTFKHTSTIKGNDDIQIYLTHGNKYWLDHLTFPGHDYTLTDGGLDKLIYIGEKADYITISNCLFKNHEYGLIFGYPQDGSSNGSTYDGYPHLTICHCYFSNIYVRAPGLMRYGYYHAYNNFIDKYQLGFTLAQNAKIVSEYNYFGTTTSSNKGMLDDKGSGTFTDTGSTPSITNQTSSASKWTPSSNYSYKLKTVSEAKTFTQKYAGVQSSSLTFGG
- the uhpA gene encoding transcriptional regulator UhpA, with amino-acid sequence MITLALIDDHLIVRSGFAQLLGLEPDMQVVGEFGSGREALAGLPGRGVQVCICDISMPDLSGLELLGQLPKGMAVIMLSVHDSPALIEQALNAGARGFLSKRCSPDELIAAVRTVAGGGCYLTPDIALKLASGRRDPLTRRERQVAEKLAQGMAVKAIAAELGLSPKTVHVHRANLMEKLGVSNDVELARRMFDGW